The Pseudomonas kermanshahensis genome includes a window with the following:
- the recR gene encoding recombination mediator RecR — protein sequence MSFSPLIRQLIDALRTLPGVGQKTAQRMALQLLERDRSGGLRLAQALTQAMEGVGHCRQCRTLTEQELCPQCADPRRDDTQLCVVEGPVDVYAVEQTGYRGRYFVLKGHLSPLDGLGPEAIGVPQLMARIEEQGTFTEVILATNPTVEGEATAHYIAQLLNEKGLVASRIAHGVPLGGELELVDGGTLAHAFAGRRPISL from the coding sequence ATGAGCTTCAGCCCCCTGATCCGCCAACTGATCGATGCCTTGCGCACCCTGCCGGGTGTCGGCCAGAAAACCGCCCAGCGCATGGCCCTGCAGCTGCTTGAGCGTGACCGCAGCGGCGGCCTGCGGTTGGCTCAGGCGTTGACCCAGGCCATGGAGGGGGTTGGCCATTGCCGTCAGTGCCGCACCCTGACCGAGCAGGAACTCTGCCCGCAGTGCGCCGACCCGCGCCGTGACGACACGCAGTTGTGTGTGGTCGAAGGGCCGGTGGATGTGTATGCGGTGGAGCAGACTGGTTACCGCGGCCGCTATTTCGTGCTCAAGGGGCATCTGTCGCCGCTCGATGGCCTGGGGCCTGAGGCGATCGGCGTGCCGCAGCTGATGGCGCGAATCGAGGAGCAGGGCACCTTTACCGAGGTGATCCTGGCGACCAACCCGACGGTGGAAGGGGAGGCGACGGCGCATTACATCGCGCAGTTGCTGAACGAGAAAGGCCTGGTGGCGTCGCGCATTGCCCACGGTGTGCCGCTGGGTGGCGAGCTGGAGCTGGTGGATGGCGGGACATTGGCGCATGCCTTTGCGGGGCGCAGGCCGATTTCGCTGTGA
- a CDS encoding adenine phosphoribosyltransferase, with protein MHSEAFDLKALIRPVVDFPKPGVIFRDITPLFQSPRGLRYVADQFIERYVEAEFSHIGAMDARGFLIGSIIAHQLNKPLILFRKQGKLPADVLSEGYQTEYGEAFLEVHADSLCEGDSVLIFDDLIATGGTLLAAANLVRRTGAQVFEAAAIIDLPELEGSRRLQAAGVPTFCLTEFSLNEY; from the coding sequence ATGCATAGCGAAGCCTTCGACCTCAAAGCCCTGATCCGCCCGGTAGTGGACTTCCCCAAACCGGGTGTGATCTTTCGCGACATCACCCCGCTGTTCCAATCCCCACGCGGGCTGCGCTATGTCGCCGACCAGTTCATCGAGCGTTATGTCGAGGCTGAGTTCAGCCACATCGGCGCCATGGACGCGCGCGGCTTCCTGATCGGCTCAATCATCGCCCACCAGCTGAACAAGCCGCTGATCCTGTTCCGCAAACAGGGCAAGCTGCCGGCTGACGTGCTGAGCGAGGGTTATCAGACCGAGTACGGCGAGGCCTTCCTCGAAGTGCATGCCGACAGCCTGTGCGAAGGCGACTCGGTGTTGATTTTCGATGACCTGATTGCCACTGGCGGCACCCTGCTGGCGGCAGCCAACCTGGTGCGCCGTACCGGGGCTCAGGTATTTGAAGCGGCAGCGATCATTGACCTGCCGGAGCTGGAGGGTTCGCGCCGGCTGCAGGCTGCGGGTGTGCCGACCTTCTGCCTGACCGAGTTTTCGCTGAACGAATACTGA
- the fnrA gene encoding Crp/Fnr family transcriptional regulator FnrA — MSEPVKLRPHTQAHCKDCSLAPLCLPLSLNLEDMEALDEIVKRGRPLKKGEFLFRQGDNFGSVYAVRSGALKTFSLSDSGEEQITGFHLPSELVGLSGMDTEAYPVSAQAQETTSVCEIPFERLDELSVQLPQLRRQLMRVMSREIRDDQQMMLLLSKKTADERIATFLVNLSARFRARGYSANQFRLSMSRNEIGNYLGLAVETVSRVFTRFQQNGLIRAEGKEVHILDPIQLCALAGGAMEA, encoded by the coding sequence ATGTCCGAGCCAGTTAAACTGCGCCCACATACCCAGGCCCATTGCAAGGATTGCAGCCTGGCCCCCCTGTGCCTGCCTCTTTCGCTGAACCTGGAAGACATGGAAGCACTGGATGAAATCGTCAAACGTGGACGGCCGCTGAAGAAAGGCGAGTTCCTGTTCCGCCAGGGTGACAATTTCGGCTCGGTCTACGCAGTACGTTCCGGCGCCCTCAAAACCTTCAGCCTCAGCGACAGCGGCGAAGAGCAGATCACCGGCTTCCACCTGCCCAGCGAACTGGTCGGCCTGTCCGGCATGGACACCGAAGCCTACCCGGTGTCGGCCCAGGCCCAAGAGACTACGTCGGTGTGCGAAATCCCCTTCGAACGCCTCGACGAACTCTCGGTGCAATTGCCGCAGTTGCGTCGTCAGCTGATGCGTGTGATGAGCCGCGAGATCCGCGACGACCAGCAAATGATGCTGCTGCTGTCAAAGAAAACCGCCGACGAACGCATTGCCACCTTCCTGGTCAACCTGTCCGCACGCTTCCGCGCACGTGGCTACTCGGCTAACCAGTTCCGCCTGAGCATGTCGCGCAACGAAATCGGCAATTACCTGGGCCTGGCGGTGGAAACCGTGTCGCGGGTCTTCACCCGCTTCCAGCAAAACGGCCTGATTCGCGCCGAAGGCAAGGAAGTGCATATCCTCGACCCGATTCAGTTGTGCGCGCTGGCCGGCGGTGCAATGGAGGCCTGA
- the hemN gene encoding oxygen-independent coproporphyrinogen III oxidase produces the protein MLDDLRWDTDLIRRYDLAGPRYTSYPTAVQLHSEVGSFDLLHALRESRRAVRPLSLYVHVPFCANICYYCACNKVITKDRGRAAPYLQRLEQEIQLIACHLDPKQRVEQLHFGGGTPTFLSPVELRQLMATLRQHFNLLDDDSGDYGIEIDPREADWSTMGLLRELGFNRVSLGVQDLDPAVQRAVNRLQSLEQTRTLIEAARTLQFRSINLDLIYGLPKQTPEGFARTVEEVIRLQPDRLSVFNYAHLPERFMPQRRIDNNDLPSPSAKLEMLHATIDQLTAAGYRYIGMDHFALPDDELAMAQEEGTLQRNFQGYTTHGHCDLIGLGVSAISQIGDLYCQNSSDLNTYQDSLSNAQLATQRGLLCNHDDRLRRAVIQQLICHFELDYEPIEQAFTIDFRGYFNDLWPELLTLQRDGLISLDDKGIRILPAGRLLARSVCMVFDAYLAMQNRQRFSRVI, from the coding sequence ATGCTCGACGACCTACGTTGGGACACCGACCTGATCCGCCGCTACGACCTGGCCGGACCACGCTACACCTCCTACCCGACCGCCGTGCAACTGCACAGCGAAGTGGGCTCGTTCGACCTGCTCCACGCGCTGCGCGAGAGCCGCCGGGCGGTGCGCCCGTTGTCGCTGTACGTGCACGTGCCGTTTTGCGCCAACATCTGCTACTACTGCGCCTGCAACAAAGTCATCACCAAGGACCGTGGCCGCGCTGCGCCCTACCTGCAACGCCTGGAGCAGGAAATCCAGCTGATCGCCTGCCACCTGGACCCCAAGCAACGGGTCGAGCAACTGCACTTCGGCGGCGGCACGCCCACCTTCCTCAGCCCCGTGGAATTGCGCCAGCTGATGGCCACCCTGCGTCAGCACTTCAACCTGCTGGACGATGATTCCGGCGACTACGGCATCGAAATCGACCCACGCGAAGCCGACTGGTCGACCATGGGCCTGCTCCGCGAGCTGGGCTTCAACCGTGTCAGCCTGGGCGTGCAGGACCTGGACCCGGCCGTGCAGCGGGCGGTCAACCGCCTGCAGAGCCTGGAGCAGACCCGCACCCTGATCGAGGCGGCGCGTACCTTGCAGTTCCGCTCGATCAACCTGGACTTGATCTACGGCCTGCCCAAACAGACCCCGGAAGGCTTTGCCCGCACCGTCGAAGAGGTGATCCGCCTGCAACCCGACCGCCTGTCGGTGTTCAACTACGCCCACCTGCCCGAGCGTTTCATGCCTCAGCGACGCATCGACAACAATGACCTGCCGAGCCCGTCAGCCAAGCTCGAGATGCTGCATGCCACCATCGACCAGCTGACCGCTGCCGGTTACCGCTACATCGGCATGGACCACTTCGCCCTGCCCGACGATGAGCTGGCCATGGCCCAGGAAGAAGGCACCCTGCAACGCAACTTCCAGGGCTACACCACCCATGGCCATTGCGACCTGATCGGCCTGGGGGTGTCTGCCATCAGCCAGATCGGCGACCTCTATTGCCAGAACAGCAGCGACCTCAACACCTACCAGGACAGCCTCTCCAACGCCCAACTGGCCACCCAGCGCGGCCTGCTGTGCAACCACGACGATCGCCTGCGCCGGGCAGTGATCCAGCAGTTGATCTGCCATTTCGAACTGGACTACGAGCCGATCGAACAGGCCTTCACCATCGATTTTCGCGGTTACTTCAATGACCTTTGGCCAGAACTGCTGACCTTGCAGCGTGATGGCCTGATCAGCCTGGACGACAAGGGCATCCGCATCCTGCCCGCCGGCCGCCTGTTGGCGCGCTCGGTGTGCATGGTGTTCGACGCCTACCTGGCGATGCAAAACCGCCAGCGCTTCTCACGGGTCATCTGA
- a CDS encoding sulfite exporter TauE/SafE family protein, translating into MPDLLPLLGSALILGLLGGGHCLGMCGGLMGALTLAIPPEQRGRRLQLLLAYNIGRILSYTCAGLLVGLAGWAVASSPAALALRVVAALLLIAMGLYLAGWWSGLTRIEALGRGLWRHIQPVASRLLPVSSLPRALLLGALWGWLPCGLVYSTLLWAASQGNAGYSAALMLAFGLGTWPVLLATGLAAERVSSLLRRRSVRMAGGLLVILFGLWTLPGPHQHWLMGH; encoded by the coding sequence GTGCCTGACCTGCTGCCCCTGCTCGGCTCGGCGCTGATCCTTGGCCTGCTCGGTGGCGGCCACTGCCTGGGCATGTGCGGCGGCCTGATGGGCGCGCTGACCCTGGCCATCCCGCCCGAGCAACGCGGCCGACGCTTGCAGCTGCTGTTGGCGTACAACATCGGGCGCATTCTCAGCTATACCTGCGCCGGCCTGCTGGTGGGCCTGGCTGGCTGGGCCGTGGCCAGCAGCCCGGCCGCCCTGGCGCTGCGGGTGGTAGCCGCGTTGCTGTTGATTGCCATGGGGCTATACCTGGCCGGCTGGTGGAGCGGGTTGACCCGTATCGAGGCCCTGGGTCGAGGGCTGTGGCGGCATATCCAACCAGTCGCCTCGCGCCTGCTGCCGGTGTCGAGCCTGCCGCGCGCCTTGTTGCTGGGGGCCTTGTGGGGCTGGTTGCCGTGCGGGCTGGTGTACAGCACGTTGCTGTGGGCTGCGAGCCAGGGGAATGCGGGGTACAGCGCCGCGTTGATGCTAGCCTTCGGGCTGGGCACCTGGCCGGTATTGCTGGCCACGGGCTTGGCGGCGGAGCGGGTCAGCAGCCTGTTGCGACGGCGCAGCGTGCGCATGGCGGGTGGCTTGCTGGTCATCCTGTTTGGCCTGTGGACGCTGCCTGGGCCACACCAGCATTGGTTGATGGGGCACTGA
- the ccoS gene encoding cbb3-type cytochrome oxidase assembly protein CcoS: MPALYVMIPAALLLVGVAVYIFFWAVDSGQYDDLEGPAHSILFDDQDPRHQAAVKPDDSLAEDDKEPPPRA, translated from the coding sequence ATGCCAGCCCTCTATGTCATGATCCCGGCCGCCCTGCTGCTTGTCGGCGTCGCCGTGTACATCTTCTTCTGGGCGGTGGACAGCGGCCAGTACGACGACCTCGAAGGCCCTGCCCACAGCATCCTGTTCGACGACCAGGACCCGCGCCACCAGGCAGCGGTCAAGCCGGACGACAGCCTGGCCGAAGACGACAAGGAACCCCCACCCCGTGCCTGA